A window from Patescibacteria group bacterium encodes these proteins:
- a CDS encoding glutaredoxin domain-containing protein, which translates to MKKVGIYTTPSCVYCRKAKDMFQKHNIPYSEYNVMTDVIKRDEMIKRTGQMGVPVIEVDGTLIVGFDERRLREILGIK; encoded by the coding sequence ATGAAGAAAGTTGGAATCTATACGACGCCTTCCTGCGTCTACTGCCGTAAGGCAAAAGACATGTTTCAAAAGCATAATATTCCCTATAGTGAATACAATGTGATGACTGATGTAATCAAGCGCGATGAGATGATAAAGCGTACTGGGCAGATGGGGGTGCCAGTCATCGAGGTTGATGGTACGCTCATCGTCGGGTTTGACGAACGCAGGCTTCGGGAAATATTAGGTATCAAATAA
- a CDS encoding trypsin-like peptidase domain-containing protein: MTHEDEVVRAVEKILPSVVSITISKHVDFVNRMLPLDGIAADLPKDADGNIRLGGGSGFIISNDGLVLTNKHVIMDPDAQYAIFDQSGARSDVQILARDPIHDIAILKMTPPANFATASLGKSQNLRLGQTVIAIGNALGEFQSSVSTGVVSGLSRLITAVSDMSGHHERLRGLIQTDAAINPGNSGGPLINLHGEVIGINAAVIFGAQNIGFAIPIEKAARDLGDIQKYGRIRRPFLGVRYLLANTALQKQFGLPVNYGAFVVREMIPGDHAIIPGSPADIAGVKEGDIILACNGKSINEKTSLEDMLENTNPGDTLTFSVLRGTEKLTIPIELKERAQVKPESLGK, encoded by the coding sequence ATGACCCATGAAGATGAAGTGGTACGCGCGGTAGAAAAAATTTTACCATCCGTCGTATCGATCACTATTTCCAAGCATGTAGATTTTGTAAATCGCATGCTGCCACTCGATGGTATTGCTGCCGATCTTCCTAAAGACGCTGACGGCAATATCCGCCTTGGTGGTGGTTCGGGCTTTATTATTTCCAATGATGGCTTGGTACTCACTAACAAGCATGTAATTATGGATCCTGACGCGCAGTACGCGATCTTTGATCAAAGTGGCGCGCGCAGTGATGTGCAAATTCTTGCGCGTGATCCTATCCATGATATTGCTATCCTCAAAATGACGCCTCCGGCAAATTTTGCTACAGCATCACTCGGTAAATCGCAAAATCTTCGCTTGGGCCAGACAGTTATCGCCATCGGCAATGCACTTGGTGAGTTTCAAAGCTCGGTATCAACTGGTGTCGTATCTGGGCTCTCTCGGCTCATTACAGCCGTCAGCGATATGTCAGGGCATCATGAGCGCCTTCGTGGTCTCATCCAGACTGATGCTGCCATCAACCCTGGTAATTCGGGCGGCCCACTCATCAATCTTCATGGTGAAGTCATCGGCATCAACGCTGCCGTCATCTTTGGCGCGCAAAATATCGGCTTTGCGATTCCTATCGAAAAGGCGGCGCGTGATCTAGGTGATATACAAAAATACGGACGCATCCGTAGACCATTCTTGGGTGTGCGGTATCTGCTTGCTAATACAGCTTTGCAAAAACAATTTGGCCTTCCGGTAAACTACGGTGCTTTTGTGGTGCGTGAGATGATCCCGGGTGATCACGCTATCATCCCCGGCAGTCCTGCAGACATTGCGGGGGTTAAAGAGGGTGATATCATCCTTGCCTGCAACGGTAAATCAATCAATGAGAAAACTTCGCTCGAAGATATGCTCGAAAATACCAACCCCGGTGACACGCTCACCTTCTCGGTTTTACGCGGTACTGAAAAACTCACTATTCCGATAGAGCTCAAAGAACGCGCTCAGGTCAAACCCGAGAGTCTCGGAAAATAA
- the nth gene encoding endonuclease III: MHRFQNYTKPWIKKETPFEKEVRVKEIFRRLKKEYPRATIALTYKTNFELMVAVILSAQCTDKKVNEITPALFKKYPSVRAFARANIIELEDLIHSSGFYHNKAKSIIGAAKKIESDFEGKVPRTMKEILTIPGIARKSANVILGNAYGVVDGIAVDTHVGRISQRWALTESENPVKIEQDLMELLPKKEWFGATYRIIDHGRAICKAQRPQCARCPLKDICPSSVV, encoded by the coding sequence ATGCATCGCTTTCAAAACTACACCAAACCGTGGATAAAAAAAGAAACACCCTTTGAGAAAGAAGTACGAGTAAAGGAGATTTTCCGCCGACTCAAGAAAGAGTATCCAAGGGCCACTATCGCGCTCACCTACAAGACAAACTTTGAACTTATGGTAGCCGTCATCCTATCGGCCCAGTGCACCGACAAAAAAGTAAACGAGATCACGCCAGCACTTTTCAAAAAATATCCGTCCGTACGCGCATTTGCGCGAGCAAATATCATAGAGCTTGAAGATCTTATTCATTCGTCGGGCTTTTACCACAACAAAGCAAAAAGCATTATCGGTGCTGCCAAAAAAATCGAGAGTGATTTTGAAGGCAAGGTACCTCGCACCATGAAAGAGATTCTCACCATACCCGGCATCGCGCGTAAAAGTGCCAATGTGATTTTGGGCAACGCATACGGTGTTGTCGATGGCATCGCCGTCGATACTCATGTGGGGCGTATCTCTCAGCGTTGGGCACTCACTGAATCTGAGAACCCCGTAAAAATCGAGCAAGACCTTATGGAGCTCTTACCAAAAAAAGAATGGTTTGGGGCTACTTATCGGATCATTGATCACGGGCGCGCTATCTGTAAAGCCCAACGACCCCAATGCGCACGCTGCCCACTCAAAGATATCTGCCCATCTTCTGTTGTATAA
- a CDS encoding VIT1/CCC1 transporter family protein: MKAGGRYIKDIVYGANDGVITTFAIIAGVAGANITDPRTTIIILGVANVLADGFSMAASNYLGSKSERDVVEREYRDENIEVTQDPDTEREEMTKLLREEGYADGDARSLSHLMLKNKAFFVDLLMHEEFGVSNHERGPILARSLLTFIAFVVAGLLPVLPFLVFSSITHIFLYSIISTGVVLFILGALRALITKRSFFLSGLEMFLIGGFAASIAYGVGVMLHGVAGIL; encoded by the coding sequence ATGAAAGCTGGCGGGCGCTATATCAAAGACATTGTGTATGGTGCCAATGACGGCGTTATCACCACCTTCGCTATTATCGCGGGGGTAGCGGGCGCCAACATTACTGATCCGCGTACAACCATTATCATACTCGGCGTTGCCAATGTGCTTGCCGATGGTTTTTCGATGGCAGCGTCAAATTATCTCGGGTCAAAATCTGAGCGCGATGTAGTAGAGAGGGAATATCGTGATGAGAATATTGAAGTTACTCAAGACCCTGATACTGAACGCGAGGAGATGACGAAGCTTTTGCGCGAAGAAGGATATGCCGATGGCGATGCTCGGTCACTTTCTCACTTGATGCTCAAAAATAAAGCGTTTTTTGTCGATCTCCTGATGCATGAGGAGTTTGGAGTATCAAATCATGAGCGTGGGCCTATCCTTGCAAGGTCTTTACTCACCTTTATTGCTTTTGTAGTCGCCGGGCTACTACCCGTCTTGCCGTTTTTGGTATTTTCAAGTATTACGCACATCTTTTTGTATTCGATTATATCGACCGGAGTAGTTTTATTTATACTTGGCGCATTGCGCGCACTCATCACCAAACGATCATTTTTTCTCTCGGGCCTCGAGATGTTCCTCATCGGAGGATTTGCGGCTAGCATCGCGTACGGCGTTGGCGTGATGTTGCATGGAGTCGCCGGTATACTTTAG